The stretch of DNA ACGTCACCGTCGCCAACGACGACGGCACGTACAACACGTACCGCGTCGCGAAGTTCTCCCGCTCCAACCAGGGCACCTCCGTCAACCAGAAGGTCGTCGTCGACGAGGGCGCCCGGGTTGTCGAGAACCAGGTGCTCGCCGACGGTCCCGCGACCGAAGAGGGCGAGATGGCCCTCGGCAAGAACCTCCTCGTGGCGTTCATGCCGTGGGAAGGCCACAACTACGAAGACGCGATCATCCTCAGCCAGCGGCTGGTCCAGGACGACGTCCTCTCCTCGATCCACATCGAGGAGCACGAGGTCGACGCCCGCGACACCAAGCTCGGCCCCGAGGAGATCACCCGGGACATCCCGAACGTCTCCGAAGAGGTCCTCGCCGACCTCGACGAGCGCGGCATCATCCGTATCGGTGCCGAGGTCATCGGCGGCGACATCCTCGTCGGCAAGGTCACGCCCAAGGGCGAGACCGAGCTCACCCCCGAGGAGCGGCTGCTCCGCGCGATCTTCGGTGAGAAGGCGCGCGAGGTCCGTGACACCTCGCTGAAGGTCCCGCACGGCGAGATCGGCAAGATCATCGGCGTCCGCGTCTTCGACCGCGAGGAGGGCGACGAGCTGCCGCCCGGCGTCAACCAGCTCGTCCGGGTCTACGTCGCCCAGAAGCGCAAGATCACCGACGGTGACAAGCTCGCCGGACGCCACGGCAACAAGGGCGTCATCTCGAAGATCCTGCCCATCGAGGACATGCCGTTCCTTGAGGACGGCACGCCCGTCGACATCATCCTGAACCCGCTGGGTGTCCCGTCCCGAATGAACCCGGGACAGGTCCTGGAGATCCATCTCGGCTGGCTCGCCAGCCAGGGCTGGGACGTATCCTCGCTCGGCGACGACTGGGCGCAGCGCCTCCAGGCGATCGGCGCGGACCAGGTCGACCCGCGTACCAACGTGGCGACCCCGGTCTTCGACGGCGCCCGCGAGGACGAGCTGACCGGCCTGCTTGAGCACACCGTGCCCAACCGCGACGGTGAGCGGATGGTGAAGGAGACCGGCAAGGCGCGGCTCTTCGACGGCCGCTCCGGTGAGCCGTTCCCCGAGCCCGTCTCGGTCGGCTACATGTACATCCTCAAACTCCACCACCTGGTCGACGACAAGCTCCACGCCCGTTCGACCGGTCCGTACTCGATGATCACCCAGCAGCCGCTGGGTGGTAAGGCCCAGTTCGGTGGCCAGCGATTCGGTGAGATGGAGGTGTGGGCGCTGGAGGCTTATGGCGCCGCGTACGCCCTCCAGGAGCTGCTGACCATCAAGTCCGACGACGTGACCGGTCGCGTGAAGGTCTACGAGGCCATCGTCAAGGGCGAGAACATCCCCGAGCCCGGTATCCCCGAGTCCTTCAAGGTGCTCATCAAGGAGATGCAGTCGCTGTGTCTGAATGTGGAGGTGCTGTCCTCGGACGGCATGTCCATCGAAATGCGTGACACGGACGAGGACGTCTTCCGTGCCGCGGAGGAGCTCGGTATCGACCTGTCCCGGCGCGAGCCGAGCAGCGTCGAAGAGGTCTGACGGGCCGGCCGGGGGCCTCTCACCGAGGCCCCCGGCCCTCCCCGGACCCGATCAGACCATTGCTGAAGTGCCCCGATCTTCGCTGAGGCGAAGGGGCTCGAACCCCCGAAAGAGGGATTGACGACAAGTGCTCGACGTCAACTTCTTCGACGAGCTGCGGATTGGCCTCGCCACCGCGGACGACATCCGGAACTGGTCGCACGGCGAAGTGAAGAAGCCGGAGACCATCAACTACCGCACGCTCAAGCCCGAGAAGGACGGACTCTTCTGCGAGAAGATCTTCGGCCCCACCCGGGACTGGGAGTGCTACTGCGGCAAGTACAAGCGTGTCCGCTTCAAGGGCATCATCTGTGAGCGCTGTGGCGTCGAGGTCACGCGCTCCAAGGTGCGCCGTGAGCGGATGGGCCACATCGAACTGGCCGCCCCCGTCACGCACATCTGGTACTTCAAGGGCGTTCCCTCCCGGCTGGGCTACCTGCTGGACCTGGCCCCGAAGGACCTTGAGAAGGTCATCTACTTCGCCGCGTACATGATCACGTTCGTGGACGAGGAGCGCCGCACGCGTGACCTGCCCTCGCTGGAGGCCCACGTCTCCGTCGAGCGCCAGCAGGTCGAGAACCGCCGCGACTCCGACCTTGAGGCCCGCGCTAAGAAGCTTGAGACCGACCTGGCCGAGCTTGAGGCCGAGGGCGCCAAGGCCGACGTGCGCCGCAAGGTGCGCGAAGGTGCCGAGCGCGAGATGAAGCAGCTGCGCGACCGCGCGCAGCGCGAGATCGACCGCCTCGACGAGGTGTGGAGCCGCTTCAAGAACCTCAAGGTCCAGGACCTGGAGGGCGACGAGCTGCTCTACCGCGAGCTGCGTGACCGCTTCGGTACGTACTTCGACGGCTCGATGGGTGCCGCGGCGCTGCAGAAGCGCCTGGAGACCTTCGACCTCAACGAGGAGGCCGAGCGCCTCCGCGAGATCATCCGTACCGGCAAGGGCCAGAAGAAGACCCGTGCGCTCAAGCGCCTCAAGGTCGTCTCCGCGTTCCTCCAGACGGTCAACAGCCCCAAGGGCATGGTCCTGGACTGCGTCCCGGTCATCCCGCCGGACCTGCGTCCGATGGTGCAGCTGGACGGTGGCCGCTTCGCGACCTCCGACCTGAACGACCTGTACCGCCGTGTCATCAACCGCAACAACCGCCTGAAGCGGCTTCTCGACCTCGGCGCCCCCGAGATCATCGTGAACAACGAGAAGCGCATGCTCCAGGAGGCCGTCGACGCGCTCTTCGACAACGGCCGCCGCGGCCGCCCGGTCACGGGCCCCGGCAACCGTCCGCTGAAGTCGCTCTCCGACATGCTCAAGGGCAAGCAGGGCCGGTTCCGTCAGAACCTGCTCGGCAAGCGAGTCGACTACTCGGCGCGTTCCGTCATCGTCGTCGGCCCGCAGCTGAAGCTGCACCAGTGCGGTCTGCCGAAGGCCATGGCACTGGAGCTCTTCAAGCCGTTCGTGATGAAGCGCCTGGTCGACCTGAACCACGCGCAGAACATCAAGTCGGCCAAGCGCATGGTCGAGCGTGGCCGCACCGTCGTGTACGACGTCCTCGAAGAGGTCATCGCCGAACACCCGGTGCTGCTGAACCGTGCTCCGACCCTGCACCGCCTCGGCATCCAGGCCTTCGAGCCGCAGCTCGTCGAGGGCAAGGCCATTCAGATCCACCCGCTCGTCTGCACCGCGTTCAACGCGGACTTCGACGGTGACCAGATGGCCGTGCACCTGCCGCTCTCCGCGGAGGCGCAGGCCGAGGCCCGCATCCTGATGCTGTCCTCGAACAACATCCTGAAGCCGGCCGACGGTCGTCCCGTCACCATGCCGACCCAGGACATGGTCCTCGGCCTCTTCTTCCTCACCACGGACGAGGAGGAGCGCGAGGTCGTCGGCGAGGGCCGGTCCTTCGGCTCCACCGCCGAGGCGATCATGGCGTTCGACGCCAAGGAGCTGTCGCTCCAGGCGAAGGTCGACATCCGCTTCCCGGTCGGCACCATGCCGCCCCGCGGCTGGACCCCGCCGCCCGTCGAGGAGGGCGAGCCCGAGTACCAGCCGGGTGACACCTTCCGGCTGCGTACGACGCTGGGCCGCGCGCTCTTCAACGAGCTGCTGCCCGAGGACTACCCGTTCGTCGACTACTCGGTCGGCAAGCGGCAGCTCTCCGAGATCGTCAACGACCTGGCCGAGCGGTACCCCAAGGTCATCGTGGGCGCGACCCTCGACAACCTGAAGGCGTCCGGCTTCTTCTGGGCGACCCGTTCCGGTGTCACCGTGGCCATCTCCGACGTCGTCGTGCCCGAGGCCAAGAAGGCCATCGTCGCGGGTTACGAGGCGCAGGACGAGAAGGTCCAGAAGCAGTACGAGCGCGGTCTGATCACCAAGGAAGAGCGCACGCAGGAACTCATCGCGATCTGGACCAAGGCGACCAACGAGGTCGCCGACGCGATGAACGCGAACTTCCCCAAGACCAACCCCATCTTCATGATGGTTGACTCGGGTGCCCGAGGAAACATGATGCAGATGCGTCAGATCGCCGGTATGCGTGGTCTGGTGTCCAACGCCAAGAACGAGACGATCCCGCGTCCCATCAAGGCGTCGTTCCGTGAGGGCCTGTCCGTGCTGGAGTACTTCATCTCCACGCACGGTGCCCGAAAGGGTCTGGCGGACACCGCCCTGCGTACCGCCGACTCGGGTTACCTCACCCGCCGTCTCGTGGACGTCTCGCAGGACGTCATCATCCGCGAGGAGGACTGCGGCACCGACCGCGGCCTCAAGCTGGCGATCGCCGAGCGCGGCGCCGACGGGGTACTGCGCAAGACGGAGAACGTCGAGACCAGCGTGTACGCGCGCTCGCTCGCCGAGGACATCGTCATCGACGGCGTCGTACTGGCCCCGGCCGGCACGGACCTCGGTGACGTGCTCATCGACGAACTGGTCAAGCACGGTCTGGAGCAGGTCAAGACCCGCTCCATCCTGACCTGTGAGTCCGCCGTCGGTACCTGCGCCATGTGCTACGGCCGGTCGCTGGCCACCGGCAAGCTGGTCGACATCGGTGAGGCGGTCGGCATCATCGCCGCCCAGTCCATCGGTGAGCCCGGCACGCAGCTGACGATGCGTACCTTCCACACCGGTGGTGTGGCCGGTGACGACATCACCCAGGGTCTGCCCCGAGTCGTCGAGCTCTTCGAAGCCCGTACGCCCAAGGGTGTCGCCCCGATCTCGGAGGCGGCGGGCCGCATCCGTATCGAGGAGACCGAGAAGACCAAGAAGATCATCGTCACGCCCGACGACGGCAGCGAGGAGACTCCGTTCCCGATCTCCAAGCGGGCCCGGGTGCAGGTCTCCGAGGGCGACCACGTCGAGGTGGGCCAGAAGCTCACCGTGGGTGCCACCAACCCGCACGACGTACTGCGGATCCTCGGTCAGCGTGCGGTCCAGGTCCACCTGGTCGGCGAAGTCCAGAAGGTCTACAACTCGCAGGGTGTGTCGATCCACGACAAGCACATCGAGATCATCATCCGGCAGATGCTGCGCCGTGTGACGATCATCGAGTCGGGCGACGCGGAGCTGCTCCCCGGCGAGCTGGTCGAGCGCTCGAAGTTCGAGACGGAGAACCGCCGTGTGGTCACCGAGGGCGGCCACCCCGCCTCCGGCCGTCCGCAGCTCATGGGTATCACCAAGGCGTCGCTCGCCACCGAGTCGTGGCTGTCGGCGGCGTCCTTCCAGGAGACGACCAGGGTCCTGACCGACGCGGCGATCAACGCCAAGTCGGACTCCCTGATCGGCCTCAAGGAGAACGTCATCATCGGTAAGCTCATCCCGGCCGGTACGGGTCTCGCCCGTTACCGCAACATCCGGGTCGAGCCGACCGAGGAGGCCAAGGCCGCGATGTACTCGGCCGTCGGCTACGACGACATCGACTACTCGCCGTTCGGCACGGGCTCCGGCCAGGCCGTTCCGCTGGAGGACTACGATTACGGTCCGTACAACCAGTAGGGCGTAGGTGGATCTGTAGGTCGCTGAAGGGCGGTCACCCCCGTGTGGGGTGGCCGCCCTTCGGGGTTTTGGGGGGCCTTGGTGTAGGGGTGTCCCTTCGGGCATTTAGCTCTGGCCACGTCGGGTGGCGCCCGGATAGCGTGTCGCCCGTCTCTTACGTATGCCGCCGCCCCACCGGAGTCTGTTGTGAACCGTCGTCCTTTGTCGCGCGCGTCTGTCATCTCGGTTGGGGTGGGCGTGGCGCTGCCGCTGCTGTTGCTGACCGCTTGTGGTGGTGAGGATGACGGGGCCGACAA from Streptomyces tsukubensis encodes:
- a CDS encoding DNA-directed RNA polymerase subunit beta', coding for MLDVNFFDELRIGLATADDIRNWSHGEVKKPETINYRTLKPEKDGLFCEKIFGPTRDWECYCGKYKRVRFKGIICERCGVEVTRSKVRRERMGHIELAAPVTHIWYFKGVPSRLGYLLDLAPKDLEKVIYFAAYMITFVDEERRTRDLPSLEAHVSVERQQVENRRDSDLEARAKKLETDLAELEAEGAKADVRRKVREGAEREMKQLRDRAQREIDRLDEVWSRFKNLKVQDLEGDELLYRELRDRFGTYFDGSMGAAALQKRLETFDLNEEAERLREIIRTGKGQKKTRALKRLKVVSAFLQTVNSPKGMVLDCVPVIPPDLRPMVQLDGGRFATSDLNDLYRRVINRNNRLKRLLDLGAPEIIVNNEKRMLQEAVDALFDNGRRGRPVTGPGNRPLKSLSDMLKGKQGRFRQNLLGKRVDYSARSVIVVGPQLKLHQCGLPKAMALELFKPFVMKRLVDLNHAQNIKSAKRMVERGRTVVYDVLEEVIAEHPVLLNRAPTLHRLGIQAFEPQLVEGKAIQIHPLVCTAFNADFDGDQMAVHLPLSAEAQAEARILMLSSNNILKPADGRPVTMPTQDMVLGLFFLTTDEEEREVVGEGRSFGSTAEAIMAFDAKELSLQAKVDIRFPVGTMPPRGWTPPPVEEGEPEYQPGDTFRLRTTLGRALFNELLPEDYPFVDYSVGKRQLSEIVNDLAERYPKVIVGATLDNLKASGFFWATRSGVTVAISDVVVPEAKKAIVAGYEAQDEKVQKQYERGLITKEERTQELIAIWTKATNEVADAMNANFPKTNPIFMMVDSGARGNMMQMRQIAGMRGLVSNAKNETIPRPIKASFREGLSVLEYFISTHGARKGLADTALRTADSGYLTRRLVDVSQDVIIREEDCGTDRGLKLAIAERGADGVLRKTENVETSVYARSLAEDIVIDGVVLAPAGTDLGDVLIDELVKHGLEQVKTRSILTCESAVGTCAMCYGRSLATGKLVDIGEAVGIIAAQSIGEPGTQLTMRTFHTGGVAGDDITQGLPRVVELFEARTPKGVAPISEAAGRIRIEETEKTKKIIVTPDDGSEETPFPISKRARVQVSEGDHVEVGQKLTVGATNPHDVLRILGQRAVQVHLVGEVQKVYNSQGVSIHDKHIEIIIRQMLRRVTIIESGDAELLPGELVERSKFETENRRVVTEGGHPASGRPQLMGITKASLATESWLSAASFQETTRVLTDAAINAKSDSLIGLKENVIIGKLIPAGTGLARYRNIRVEPTEEAKAAMYSAVGYDDIDYSPFGTGSGQAVPLEDYDYGPYNQ